From Micromonospora nigra, one genomic window encodes:
- a CDS encoding anthranilate synthase component I: protein MTDGSVSPDLATFTDLAARWRVVPVTRRLLADAETPVGVYRKLAGGPGTFLLESAEQGVGSAGMAWSRYSFIGVRSSATLTERNGVAVWTGTPPAGLPTTGDPVRVLRATVAALAGPAAEAGGDLPPLTGGMVGYLGYDLVRRFERLPALTEDDLGLPELGMMLATDLVVLDHYDGSAILVANAVLPAPDEPERADRVAAAYHHAVGRLDAMTTALSRPIPPMISTVARPAVDRVRSRTPDGGYPKAVEAAKEAIRAGECFQIVLAQRFERETDADPLDVYRVLRTTNPSPYMYLLRFDGFDVVGSSPEAHLKVTADAEGHRRALLHPIAGTRPRGATPEADARLAAELLTDPKERAEHVMLVDLGRNDLGRVCLPGTVEVPEFATIERYSHVMHIVSTVVGTLREDRSAFDALAATFPAGTLSGAPKVRAMEIIEELEPVRRGLYGGTVGYFGFGGDLDMAIAIRTALIRDGRAYVQAGAGVVADSDPAAEDQETRSKAAAVLAAIAAAETLRAAR from the coding sequence ATGACGGACGGCTCGGTGAGCCCCGACCTCGCCACCTTCACCGACCTGGCGGCCCGCTGGCGGGTCGTGCCCGTCACCCGGCGGCTGCTCGCCGACGCCGAGACCCCGGTCGGGGTCTACCGCAAGCTGGCCGGCGGCCCCGGCACGTTCCTGCTGGAGTCCGCCGAGCAGGGTGTCGGTTCGGCCGGGATGGCCTGGTCCCGCTACTCGTTCATCGGGGTGCGCAGCAGTGCCACGCTGACCGAGCGGAACGGGGTGGCCGTCTGGACCGGCACCCCGCCGGCCGGCCTGCCGACCACCGGGGACCCGGTGCGGGTGCTGCGGGCCACCGTGGCCGCGCTCGCCGGGCCGGCCGCCGAGGCCGGCGGCGACCTGCCCCCGCTGACCGGCGGCATGGTCGGCTACCTCGGCTACGACCTGGTCCGGCGGTTCGAGCGACTGCCGGCGCTGACCGAGGACGACCTCGGGCTGCCCGAACTGGGCATGATGCTCGCGACCGACCTGGTGGTGCTCGACCACTACGACGGTTCGGCGATCCTCGTCGCGAACGCGGTCCTGCCGGCGCCGGACGAACCGGAGCGCGCGGACCGGGTGGCGGCGGCGTACCACCACGCGGTGGGCCGGCTGGACGCGATGACGACCGCGCTGTCCCGGCCGATCCCGCCGATGATCTCCACGGTGGCCAGGCCGGCGGTGGACCGGGTACGCAGCCGTACGCCCGACGGTGGTTACCCGAAGGCGGTGGAGGCGGCCAAGGAGGCGATCCGGGCCGGCGAGTGCTTCCAGATCGTGCTGGCGCAGCGGTTCGAGCGGGAGACCGACGCCGACCCGTTGGACGTCTACCGGGTGCTGCGCACCACCAACCCCAGCCCCTACATGTACCTGCTGCGCTTCGACGGCTTCGACGTGGTCGGCTCGTCGCCGGAGGCACACCTGAAGGTGACGGCGGACGCCGAGGGGCACCGCCGGGCGTTGCTGCACCCCATCGCGGGGACCCGGCCGCGGGGCGCCACCCCGGAGGCGGACGCCCGGCTCGCCGCCGAACTGCTCACCGACCCGAAGGAGCGGGCCGAGCACGTGATGCTGGTCGACCTGGGCCGCAACGACCTGGGGCGGGTCTGCCTGCCGGGCACGGTCGAGGTGCCCGAGTTCGCCACGATCGAGCGGTACAGCCACGTCATGCACATTGTCTCGACGGTGGTGGGCACGCTGCGCGAGGACCGCTCCGCCTTCGACGCGTTGGCCGCCACCTTCCCGGCGGGCACCCTGTCCGGCGCCCCCAAGGTGCGCGCCATGGAGATCATCGAGGAACTGGAGCCGGTCCGGCGGGGGCTCTACGGCGGCACCGTGGGCTACTTCGGCTTCGGCGGCGACCTGGACATGGCCATCGCGATCCGCACCGCGCTGATCCGCGACGGGCGGGCGTACGTGCAGGCCGGGGCGGGCGTCGTGGCCGACTCGGATCCGGCCGCGGAGGACCAGGAGACCCGCAGCAAGGCCGCCGCCGTGCTCGCCGCGATCGCCGCCGCCGAGACGCTGCGGGCGGCCCGGTGA
- the hisI gene encoding phosphoribosyl-AMP cyclohydrolase, producing MPVPDAPVSGAHPSPQQPAPGRTSRLDPSIAARLRRTPDGLVAAVVRQHDSGEVLMVAWMDDEALHRTLTTGRATYWSRSRGEYWVKGATSGHHQYVRSVAMDCDGDAILVSVDQLGAACHTGHRTCFFEDLPVTGAREES from the coding sequence GTGCCCGTACCTGACGCGCCGGTGAGCGGCGCCCACCCCAGCCCGCAGCAACCCGCCCCGGGCCGGACGTCCCGGCTCGACCCGTCCATCGCCGCCCGGCTGCGCCGCACCCCCGACGGCCTGGTCGCCGCGGTGGTGCGCCAGCACGACTCCGGCGAGGTGCTGATGGTCGCCTGGATGGACGACGAGGCGCTGCACCGCACCCTGACCACCGGCCGGGCCACCTACTGGTCCCGCAGCCGGGGCGAGTACTGGGTGAAGGGCGCCACCTCCGGCCACCACCAGTACGTCCGGTCGGTGGCGATGGACTGTGACGGCGACGCGATCCTGGTCAGCGTCGACCAGTTGGGCGCGGCCTGCCACACCGGGCACCGCACCTGCTTCTTCGAGGACCTGCCGGTGACCGGCGCCCGGGAGGAGTCATGA
- a CDS encoding ABC transporter ATP-binding protein has translation MENAIAVRDLVVDRGGRRVLHGLSTTVPAGAVTGLLGPSGSGKTTLMRAVVGVQRVAAGTVTVLGRPAGTAELRHRVGYLTQAPSVYADLTVRENARYFAALHGRGRAEADRAVADVGLAPAAGQLVGTLSGGQRSRASLACALVGEPELLVLDEPTVGQDPVLRADLWARFHALAAAGTTLLVSSHVMDEAARCDRLLLVRAGRIVADDTPDAVRAAAGVDDLDEAFLRLIRATERAASDADAEREVSS, from the coding sequence ATGGAGAACGCGATCGCCGTCCGGGACCTGGTCGTGGACCGGGGCGGGCGGCGGGTGCTGCACGGGCTCAGCACCACCGTGCCGGCCGGCGCGGTCACCGGGCTGCTCGGCCCGAGCGGCAGCGGCAAGACGACCCTGATGCGGGCCGTGGTCGGGGTGCAGCGGGTCGCCGCCGGCACGGTCACCGTGCTGGGCCGACCAGCCGGCACCGCCGAGCTGCGACACCGGGTCGGCTACCTGACCCAGGCGCCCAGCGTCTACGCCGACCTGACCGTGCGGGAGAACGCCCGCTACTTCGCCGCCCTGCACGGACGCGGCCGGGCCGAGGCCGACCGGGCCGTCGCCGACGTGGGGCTCGCCCCGGCCGCCGGCCAACTGGTGGGCACCCTGTCCGGCGGCCAGCGCAGCCGGGCCTCGCTGGCCTGTGCGTTGGTCGGCGAGCCGGAGCTGCTGGTGCTCGACGAACCCACCGTCGGGCAGGACCCGGTGCTGCGGGCCGACCTGTGGGCCCGGTTCCACGCGCTGGCCGCCGCCGGCACCACCCTGCTCGTCTCCAGCCACGTGATGGACGAGGCGGCACGCTGCGACCGGCTGCTACTGGTCCGCGCCGGGCGGATCGTCGCCGACGACACCCCCGACGCGGTACGCGCCGCCGCCGGGGTCGACGACCTGGACGAAGCGTTCCTGCGCCTGATCCGGGCCACCGAACGCGCCGCGTCGGACGCCGACGCCGAACGGGAGGTGTCGTCGTGA
- a CDS encoding ABC transporter permease, which yields MNPRILTATTGRILRQLRHDRRTVALLVVVPAVLLALVHFMYVDQPTPPGQPSTFDRVALVMLGVFPFVIMFLVTSIAMLRERTTGTLERLLTTPLGRLDLLFGYGIAFGLAAVGQAVVASAVAYGLLGLHTAGGSGLVIMIAALNAVLAVALGLFCSAFARTEFQAVQFMPVVVVPQLLLCGLFVPRDEMAGWLQAVSDVLPLSYAVEALQEVGAHADPTATMWRDVAVVGGAVVLALVLSAATLRRRSG from the coding sequence GTGAACCCACGGATCCTGACCGCCACGACCGGCCGCATCCTGCGCCAGCTGCGCCACGACCGGCGCACCGTCGCGCTGCTGGTGGTGGTGCCGGCGGTGCTGCTGGCCCTGGTCCACTTCATGTACGTCGACCAGCCGACGCCGCCGGGACAGCCGTCGACCTTCGACCGGGTGGCGCTGGTGATGCTCGGCGTCTTCCCCTTCGTGATCATGTTCCTGGTGACCAGCATCGCGATGCTCCGGGAACGCACCACCGGCACCCTGGAACGGCTGCTGACCACCCCGCTGGGCAGGCTCGACCTGCTCTTCGGCTACGGCATCGCGTTCGGGCTGGCCGCCGTCGGGCAGGCGGTGGTCGCCTCGGCCGTCGCGTACGGCCTCCTCGGCCTGCACACCGCCGGCGGCAGCGGCCTGGTCATCATGATCGCCGCGCTGAACGCCGTACTCGCCGTGGCCCTCGGGCTGTTCTGCTCCGCCTTCGCCCGCACGGAGTTCCAGGCCGTACAGTTCATGCCGGTCGTGGTCGTCCCGCAGCTGCTGCTGTGCGGGCTGTTCGTACCGCGCGACGAGATGGCCGGCTGGTTGCAGGCGGTCAGCGACGTACTGCCCCTGTCGTACGCCGTCGAGGCCCTTCAGGAGGTCGGCGCGCACGCCGACCCGACGGCCACGATGTGGCGCGACGTCGCGGTGGTCGGCGGGGCGGTGGTGCTGGCGCTGGTTCTCTCGGCGGCCACCCTGCGCCGCCGCAGCGGCTGA
- a CDS encoding TetR family transcriptional regulator, producing the protein MTRRTGRRPGNPDTREAILTAARAAFADRGFDATTIRSVAASAGVDPALVHHYFGSKDKLFLAAMQAPLDPGELVPRILAGDPEGVGERLVRAFLGVWDSPAGTAGVALLRTAVTTEWAARLLREFLVTQVLRRIQEHLPGDRRQLPLRGSLAASQLLGLVMMRYVIRLEPVASATPQALVAAVGPTVQRYLTGDLAGVFDDPAGAVAHR; encoded by the coding sequence ATGACACGGCGGACCGGACGTCGACCCGGCAACCCGGACACCCGGGAGGCGATCCTGACAGCCGCCCGGGCGGCATTCGCCGACCGGGGCTTCGACGCGACCACGATCCGGTCGGTGGCCGCCTCGGCGGGTGTCGACCCGGCGCTGGTGCACCACTACTTCGGCAGCAAGGACAAGCTGTTCCTCGCCGCCATGCAGGCCCCGCTGGACCCGGGCGAGCTGGTGCCGCGGATCCTGGCCGGCGACCCCGAGGGCGTCGGCGAACGCCTCGTCCGGGCGTTCCTCGGGGTGTGGGACTCACCCGCCGGTACCGCCGGGGTGGCGCTGCTGCGCACGGCGGTGACCACCGAGTGGGCCGCGCGGCTGCTCCGGGAGTTCCTGGTCACCCAGGTGCTGCGCCGCATCCAGGAGCACCTCCCCGGCGACCGGAGGCAGCTCCCACTGCGTGGTTCGCTGGCCGCCAGCCAGCTGCTCGGGCTGGTCATGATGCGCTACGTGATCCGGCTGGAGCCGGTCGCCTCCGCCACGCCGCAGGCTCTCGTCGCGGCCGTCGGGCCCACCGTGCAGCGCTACCTGACCGGCGACCTGGCCGGCGTCTTCGACGATCCGGCGGGCGCCGTGGCGCACCGCTAG
- a CDS encoding DUF2470 domain-containing protein: MRPSPAEIVRTLVAGRLPGLAHLAHRPGPYHVRHATDPDGRVLLLVPVVSDLAGALRPTGGGGEVAVVLDVLDLPPAAGAPSLGRAWVSGWAGRLDGDEARSAALDFAAVEPTGDLLDVGTRFRLYRFEVVEVRWERAGTVRRIDPVEYAGAEPDPLHPVEAELLTELAERHSERLTGYLRRQLGLVADDPRWTPRVERVDRYGLLVSFGRPGARRRARLAFTDPVTDRAGLARALHPVLCPRAAVRGTADQR, from the coding sequence ATGCGGCCCAGCCCCGCCGAGATCGTCCGCACCCTCGTCGCGGGCCGGCTTCCCGGTCTCGCCCACCTGGCGCACCGGCCCGGCCCCTACCACGTGCGGCACGCCACCGACCCCGACGGGCGGGTGCTGCTGCTCGTGCCGGTGGTCAGCGACCTGGCCGGCGCGCTGCGCCCCACCGGGGGTGGCGGGGAGGTCGCGGTGGTGCTGGACGTGCTCGACCTGCCCCCGGCGGCCGGTGCGCCGTCACTGGGCCGTGCCTGGGTCTCCGGCTGGGCGGGGCGACTCGACGGTGACGAGGCCCGCAGCGCAGCGCTCGACTTCGCCGCCGTGGAGCCCACCGGCGACCTGCTCGACGTGGGCACCCGGTTCCGGCTGTACCGATTCGAGGTGGTCGAGGTCCGCTGGGAACGCGCCGGCACCGTCCGCCGGATCGATCCCGTCGAGTACGCCGGGGCCGAACCCGACCCGCTGCACCCGGTGGAGGCGGAACTGCTGACCGAACTCGCCGAGCGGCACAGCGAGCGGCTGACCGGGTACCTGCGCCGGCAGCTCGGCCTGGTCGCCGACGATCCGCGGTGGACGCCCCGGGTGGAGCGCGTCGACCGGTACGGCCTGCTGGTCTCCTTCGGTCGACCGGGCGCGCGGCGCCGGGCCCGGCTCGCGTTCACCGACCCGGTGACCGACCGGGCGGGGTTGGCCCGTGCCCTGCACCCGGTGCTCTGCCCCCGGGCGGCCGTCCGGGGGACCGCCGACCAGCGTTGA
- a CDS encoding ABC transporter ATP-binding protein — protein sequence MSATVTGKPVVAEKPVAAAESTWHTLRRGLSLSPELRVGLVGTLGLALVYMVGRVAVPVAVQQGIDNGISGGLDLGALYGVVAVTASVLVVTTTCGYLMMRRLFTVSETALAGVRVRAFRHVHDLSMLHQQSERRGSLVSRVTSDVDQITQFLQWGGVILLVNLGQLAVTTAVMVVYSWQLTLVVFAAFLPAVFIIRSLQQRLGAAYGVVRQRTGALLGAIGESVVGAPVIRAYGIAGRTARRLDEAIDGQRQAQQKAIRISILGSSVGELAAGLALAGVVALGVVLGADQTLTIGEVTAFLFLVTLFIQPVQIATEVLNEAQNAIAGWRRVLDVLDMAPDVADPGERGRALPSGPLDVRFAGVGFAYPGGPPVLHDVTLDIAAKSRVAVVGETGSGKTTFAKLLTRLMDPTEGEVLLSGVPLTQVRFDSLRARVVMVPQDGFLFDATVAENVRFARPELTDAQLTTAFTELGLADWLDGLPSGLLTPVGERGEALSVGERQLVALARAYVADPDLLVLDEATSAVDPATEVRLQRTLDAVTRGRTTLAIAHRLSTAQAADEVIVVDRGRIVQRGPHDELVRDPESVYALLYASWLEQTR from the coding sequence ATGAGCGCGACGGTGACCGGGAAGCCCGTGGTGGCCGAGAAGCCCGTGGCGGCGGCCGAGTCGACCTGGCACACCCTGCGCCGAGGGCTGTCGCTCTCCCCGGAGCTGCGCGTCGGTCTGGTCGGCACCCTGGGGCTGGCACTGGTCTACATGGTCGGCCGGGTGGCCGTGCCTGTGGCGGTGCAGCAGGGCATCGACAACGGCATCAGCGGCGGCCTGGATCTCGGCGCGCTCTACGGCGTGGTCGCCGTGACCGCTTCCGTGCTGGTGGTGACCACCACCTGCGGCTACCTGATGATGCGCCGACTGTTCACCGTCAGCGAGACGGCCCTGGCGGGCGTCCGGGTGCGGGCGTTCCGCCATGTGCACGACCTGTCGATGCTGCACCAGCAGTCGGAGCGGCGCGGGTCCCTGGTGTCCCGGGTGACCAGCGACGTCGACCAGATCACCCAGTTCCTCCAGTGGGGCGGCGTGATCCTGCTGGTCAACCTGGGGCAGCTCGCGGTCACCACGGCGGTGATGGTCGTGTACTCCTGGCAGTTGACGCTGGTGGTGTTCGCCGCGTTCCTGCCCGCGGTGTTCATCATCCGGTCGTTGCAGCAGCGGCTGGGGGCCGCCTACGGGGTGGTGCGCCAGCGCACCGGCGCGCTGCTGGGCGCGATCGGGGAGAGCGTGGTCGGTGCGCCGGTGATCCGCGCGTACGGGATCGCGGGGCGGACGGCCCGCCGGTTGGACGAGGCGATCGACGGCCAGCGTCAGGCCCAGCAGAAGGCGATCCGGATCAGCATCCTGGGCAGTTCGGTGGGCGAGCTGGCGGCGGGGCTGGCGTTGGCCGGGGTGGTGGCGCTGGGGGTGGTCCTCGGGGCCGACCAGACGCTGACCATCGGTGAGGTGACCGCGTTCCTGTTCCTGGTGACCCTGTTCATCCAGCCGGTGCAGATCGCCACCGAGGTGCTCAACGAGGCGCAGAACGCCATCGCGGGCTGGCGACGGGTGCTGGACGTGCTGGACATGGCCCCGGACGTCGCCGACCCGGGCGAGCGGGGCCGGGCGTTGCCGTCGGGGCCGCTGGACGTCCGGTTCGCGGGGGTCGGCTTCGCCTATCCGGGCGGCCCGCCGGTGCTGCACGACGTCACGCTGGACATCGCGGCGAAGAGCCGGGTGGCGGTGGTCGGCGAGACGGGCAGCGGCAAGACCACGTTCGCGAAGCTGCTCACCCGGCTGATGGATCCGACCGAGGGGGAGGTGCTGCTGTCCGGGGTGCCGCTGACGCAGGTGCGGTTCGACTCGCTGCGGGCCCGGGTGGTGATGGTGCCGCAGGACGGCTTCCTGTTCGACGCGACGGTGGCGGAGAATGTCCGCTTCGCTCGTCCGGAGCTGACCGACGCGCAGCTCACCACCGCGTTCACCGAGCTGGGGCTGGCCGACTGGCTGGACGGTCTGCCGTCGGGCCTGCTCACCCCGGTCGGGGAGCGGGGTGAGGCGCTGAGCGTGGGGGAGCGGCAGCTGGTCGCGCTGGCCCGGGCGTACGTGGCCGACCCGGATCTGCTGGTGCTGGACGAGGCGACGAGCGCGGTGGACCCGGCGACCGAGGTGCGGCTGCAACGCACCCTGGACGCGGTGACCCGGGGTCGGACGACGCTCGCGATCGCGCACCGGTTGTCCACGGCCCAGGCCGCCGACGAGGTGATCGTGGTGGACCGGGGCCGGATCGTGCAGCGCGGGCCGCACGACGAGCTGGTCCGGGATCCGGAGTCGGTGTACGCGCTGCTCTACGCCTCGTGGTTGGAGCAGACCAGGTAG
- a CDS encoding ABC transporter ATP-binding protein, with the protein MASRTNRDVLGRGLGVLGRAIREQPRIFAVAVSGSVLFGLMVIGSAFVVGAVVGEVVVPAVERGSVGVGVLALAAAALIGISVLRVVGIFGRRLGAGYMQFRLQAAYRRRVTRRYLDLPLSWHHRNATGTLLSNANSDVEAAWYPIAPLPFAVGTLVMLIGAVVSLFVTDWALALVGLAVFPALFALNVVYSRRMAPRQARAQRLRAEVSGIAHESFDGALVVKTMGREAQEADRFAARAGELRDALISVGRLRGVFDPMLETLPSLGTLAVLVVGAIRLRGGAITVTELVSVAFLFTVLAFPVRAIGWVLAELPRSVAGWDRVSRVLDATGEMPYGDTVLDPADPRPATLTFTGVGFGYEPAEAHLPGAQVLGEVSFTVPAGRTVALVGPTGAGKSTVASLAVRLVDPLAGTVAIDGVDVRELTADSLARTAALVAQVPFVFDDTVRANIALDRPGIDDETVWAALRLAEADGFVAALPDGLDTMVGERGTSLSGGQRQRLTLARALAGSPRLLVLDDATSAVDPRVEAAILAGLRASAGGGPAASILVVAYRRATIALADEVIYVEQGRVLARGTHTELLATVPGYIDLVTAYEQAEVDDDPHRGFDEVTQVSSGLEVDR; encoded by the coding sequence TTGGCGAGCAGGACAAATCGGGATGTGCTCGGCCGTGGCCTGGGCGTTCTCGGGCGGGCGATCCGGGAACAACCGCGGATCTTCGCGGTCGCGGTCAGTGGGAGCGTGCTGTTCGGCCTGATGGTGATCGGCAGCGCCTTCGTGGTCGGCGCGGTGGTCGGCGAGGTGGTCGTCCCGGCGGTGGAGCGCGGCTCGGTCGGGGTCGGGGTGCTGGCCCTCGCCGCGGCGGCCCTGATCGGGATCAGCGTGCTGCGGGTGGTCGGCATCTTCGGCCGCCGGCTGGGCGCCGGCTACATGCAGTTCCGCCTCCAGGCCGCCTACCGCCGGCGGGTCACCCGTCGCTACCTCGACCTGCCGCTGTCCTGGCACCACCGCAACGCCACCGGCACCCTGCTGTCCAACGCCAACTCCGACGTGGAGGCCGCCTGGTACCCGATCGCCCCGCTGCCCTTCGCCGTGGGCACGCTGGTGATGCTGATCGGCGCCGTGGTCTCGCTGTTCGTCACCGACTGGGCGCTGGCCCTCGTCGGCCTGGCCGTCTTCCCGGCGCTGTTCGCGCTCAACGTCGTCTACTCCCGACGGATGGCCCCCCGCCAGGCCCGCGCCCAGCGGCTGCGCGCCGAGGTCAGCGGCATCGCCCACGAGAGCTTCGACGGGGCGCTCGTGGTCAAGACGATGGGTCGCGAGGCGCAGGAGGCCGACCGGTTCGCGGCCCGCGCCGGTGAGCTGCGCGACGCGCTGATCTCCGTGGGCAGGCTGCGGGGCGTGTTCGACCCGATGCTGGAGACCCTGCCCAGCCTCGGCACCCTCGCCGTGCTGGTGGTCGGCGCGATCCGGCTGCGCGGGGGCGCCATCACGGTCACCGAGCTGGTCAGCGTGGCGTTCCTGTTCACGGTGCTGGCGTTCCCGGTGCGGGCCATCGGCTGGGTGCTGGCCGAGCTGCCGCGCAGCGTCGCCGGCTGGGACCGGGTCAGCCGGGTGCTCGACGCCACCGGCGAGATGCCGTACGGCGACACCGTCCTGGATCCGGCCGACCCCCGCCCGGCCACCCTGACCTTCACCGGCGTCGGCTTCGGCTACGAGCCGGCCGAGGCGCACCTGCCCGGTGCGCAGGTGCTCGGCGAGGTCTCCTTCACCGTCCCGGCGGGTCGCACCGTGGCCCTGGTCGGGCCGACCGGCGCCGGCAAGTCGACCGTCGCCTCGTTGGCCGTGCGGCTGGTCGACCCGCTGGCCGGCACGGTCGCCATCGACGGGGTGGACGTGCGGGAGCTGACGGCCGACTCGCTGGCCCGCACCGCCGCCCTGGTCGCCCAGGTGCCGTTCGTCTTCGACGACACCGTGCGGGCGAACATCGCCCTGGACCGGCCGGGCATCGACGACGAGACCGTCTGGGCGGCGTTGCGGCTGGCCGAGGCCGACGGGTTCGTCGCGGCCCTGCCCGACGGGCTGGACACCATGGTCGGCGAGCGTGGCACGTCGCTGTCCGGCGGGCAGCGACAGCGGCTCACCCTGGCCCGCGCCCTCGCCGGCAGCCCCCGGCTGCTGGTGCTCGACGACGCGACCAGCGCCGTCGACCCCCGGGTGGAGGCGGCGATCCTGGCGGGGCTGCGCGCCTCGGCGGGCGGCGGACCGGCCGCGTCGATCCTGGTGGTGGCGTACCGGCGGGCCACCATCGCCCTCGCCGACGAGGTGATCTATGTGGAGCAGGGGCGGGTGCTGGCCCGGGGCACCCACACCGAGCTGCTCGCCACGGTGCCCGGCTACATCGACCTGGTCACCGCCTACGAGCAGGCCGAGGTGGACGACGACCCGCACCGCGGTTTCGACGAGGTCACGCAGGTGTCCTCCGGCCTGGAGGTGGACCGGTGA
- a CDS encoding TIGR03085 family metal-binding protein: MSRYARSEREALTDLMSTLGPDAPTVNEGWTVRDLAAHLVVRERRPDAAGGIVIKPLAGYTERVRLSVAARPWADLLDQVRRPPLWSPTSNPLTDELVNTMEFFIHHEDVRRAQPEWQPRDLPPGLQAALWRRTSAMARLALRRFPAALRVQAPGHGERSVGRGGEPLRLVGPPGELTLFLSGRQRVSRVQIDGSAPLTERLRSTHLGF; the protein is encoded by the coding sequence ATGTCGCGGTACGCCCGTTCGGAGCGCGAGGCGCTCACCGACCTGATGTCAACCCTGGGACCTGACGCACCGACGGTCAACGAGGGCTGGACGGTCCGTGACCTCGCCGCCCACCTGGTGGTGCGGGAACGCCGGCCGGACGCGGCCGGCGGCATCGTGATCAAGCCCCTGGCGGGCTACACCGAGCGGGTCCGGCTCTCGGTCGCCGCGCGCCCCTGGGCGGATCTGCTCGACCAGGTGCGACGGCCGCCGCTGTGGAGCCCGACGAGCAACCCGTTGACCGACGAGCTGGTCAACACCATGGAGTTCTTCATCCACCACGAGGACGTGCGGCGCGCCCAGCCGGAGTGGCAGCCGCGCGACCTGCCGCCCGGCCTGCAGGCCGCGCTGTGGCGACGCACCTCCGCGATGGCCCGGCTGGCGCTGCGTCGCTTCCCCGCCGCCCTGCGCGTGCAGGCGCCGGGGCACGGCGAGCGGTCGGTGGGCCGGGGTGGCGAGCCGCTGCGCCTGGTGGGGCCACCGGGCGAGCTGACGCTGTTCCTGTCGGGCCGGCAGCGGGTCTCCCGGGTCCAGATCGACGGGTCGGCGCCCCTGACGGAGCGGCTGCGGAGCACCCACCTGGGCTTCTGA
- a CDS encoding terpene synthase family protein: MRTFAVSTLREPPFPAGRHDGTEQVARDSVNWAREHDLIPSGRRLDRLRRADAAGLAGRAGPDAPLDRLRLLADLITWLFVMDDACDEDGLGATPTRLNPTVCGLLDVLDRHGAPGPPPPGAAELGVALDDLCRRVRARGRPATLLRFVAEMREYLLALLWEAGNREHRRVPPPDEYAQMRRHTGGVRPCLTLTDLALGVPPSADWRAAPDWVVLDLLATDLVCWCNDVVSYGKEQHVAPDPHNLVTVLAAGDGDGEAAALRAAAGRFNRGLDAFVRVERVLRADPAPGVDRALAVRCNWVRATYDWSLAVARYA, encoded by the coding sequence ATGCGGACCTTTGCGGTCTCGACACTGCGGGAACCCCCCTTCCCGGCTGGCCGGCACGACGGCACGGAACAGGTGGCCCGGGACAGCGTCAACTGGGCCCGCGAGCACGACCTGATCCCGTCCGGCCGGCGGCTGGACCGGCTGCGGCGGGCCGACGCGGCGGGGCTGGCCGGCCGGGCGGGGCCCGACGCGCCGCTCGACCGGCTGCGCCTGCTGGCCGACCTGATCACCTGGCTGTTCGTGATGGACGACGCCTGCGACGAGGACGGTCTCGGCGCCACGCCGACCCGCCTGAACCCCACGGTCTGCGGGCTGCTCGACGTGCTGGACCGACACGGCGCCCCCGGCCCGCCGCCCCCGGGTGCCGCCGAACTGGGCGTCGCGCTCGACGACCTGTGCCGGCGGGTCCGCGCCCGGGGTCGCCCGGCGACGCTGCTGCGCTTCGTCGCGGAGATGCGGGAGTACCTGCTCGCCCTGCTCTGGGAGGCGGGCAACCGGGAGCATCGCCGGGTGCCGCCGCCGGACGAGTACGCGCAGATGCGCCGCCACACCGGAGGGGTGCGCCCCTGCCTGACCCTGACCGACCTGGCGTTGGGCGTGCCGCCGTCGGCCGATTGGCGGGCCGCCCCCGACTGGGTCGTGCTGGACCTGCTCGCCACCGACCTGGTGTGCTGGTGCAACGACGTCGTGTCCTACGGCAAGGAGCAACACGTCGCACCCGACCCGCACAACCTGGTCACGGTGCTCGCCGCCGGAGACGGCGACGGTGAGGCGGCGGCGCTGCGGGCCGCCGCGGGCCGGTTCAACCGAGGGTTGGACGCCTTCGTACGGGTGGAACGGGTGCTGCGGGCCGACCCGGCCCCCGGCGTCGACCGGGCGTTGGCGGTCCGGTGCAACTGGGTCCGGGCGACCTACGACTGGTCCCTGGCGGTGGCCAGGTACGCCTGA